The genomic window GCCGACCGGGCACGGCTGCTCGACCGGCTCGAACAGACCTCGCGCGGCCAGGACTCGCTCGACTTCCCGCGCGCCAACGGCGCCAAGGGCATCAACGACACCAAGGGCGTCAAGGGCATCAAGCGGATCGTGGTGACCGGCTTCGACCCCTTCACGCTGGACCGCGACATACGGATCAGCAACCCGAGCGGGGCGACGGCGCTCAGCCTCGACGGCACCTGGATACGGACGGCCGACGGCACCCCGGCCCGCATAGAGGCCGCCGTCTTCCCCGTCCGCTGGAGCGACTTCGCGGCGGGCACGGTCGAGCGGGCCCTGCGCCCGCAGCTGCCGGGCGCCGATCTGGTCACGACGGTGAGCCAGGGCCGTGTCGGCCGCTTCGACGTCGAGCGCACCAACGGCGCCTGGCGCGGCAGCTTCCCGGACAACGAGAACCTGTCCCGCACCGGGACCGTGCCGGTCGACGACCCGGCGTCGCAGCCGCAGTGGACCTCGACGACGCTCCCGTACGCCGCGATCGTCGCGGCCTCCACGGGCCGCTTCCCGGTCTACGACAACACCTCCGTCACGGAGATACCGGCAGGGGCCACCGAGCCCGTGGTCCGCCCCGACGGCCCGACACCCGGCTCGGCGGCCCGTGCAGGAGGCGGAGGCGACTACCTCTCCAACGAGATCGCCTACCGGGCGACGCTGCTGCGCGACCGGCTCGGCCTGGGCACCGCCCTGGCCGGCGGACATGTCCACACCCCGGTGCTCCAGTTCGGCAGCGGCAACACCGACCCGGCGACGGGCACGGTGACCGACCCGGAGTTCGAGCGCAACCGGCAGGACATCGTCGCCCAGGTGCGGGCGATCGTCACCACTGCCGCGAGCGCTGCCGGGGGCGCGGGCGCGTAGGCACGGCCAACCGGGCGGCCGCGGGCGCGGTCAGCGGCCCGGCTTGTCGAAGGAGAGCGGGCCGCCGCCCGCCACCGGCTCCGGGCCGGGGGCGGGCCCCGGCTCACCCCGGGGTGCCGTCAGGTCGCGGACGAGGAGCGTCGCTCCCGCCACCGCACCCGGCATCAGGAAGACGGCGACCAGGGGGACGAGGAAGGAGAGGGTGAGCGGGACGCCGAAACCGAGGACGAGCAGGCGGCGGGCGCGCAGCAGTGCGAGGCGGTCCTTCAGCGCGACACCGCGCCGCTGGAGCGCGACCGCCGTGAGCTCGTGGGCGAGGAAGAAACCGGAGACGCAGAACCCGATCACGGGGACCACGGTCTGCCCGACGACGGGGATGAAGCCGAGCGCGAACAGCAGCACGCCGTACAGCGCGACCCGCAGCAGCACACGGAGGCTGTCGCGCGCCGAGATCCACAGCTCGCGCCAGAGCGGCAGCCCGGACTCGGGCACCTCGCCGCCCTCGGTCCTGTCGACCTGCTCGGAGAGCGACTCGTAGAACGGCTGCCCGACCAGCAGGGTCACGGCGGTGAAGGTGATCACGGCGAGGAAGAGGCCGAAGGCGAAGACGAGCCCGGTGAGGAAGCCCCGGAAGAGGCCCTGCCACGGCGAGGACCAGCCGTCGGCGAACGGTGTCGACCAGCCCACGAAGTCATCGGCGCCGTAGCCGAGCCCGACCAGCGCGCCGGCGTACAGCAGCAGGGTGATCAGCCCGGGAAGCAGCCCGAAGCCGAGCCACCGGCCGTGCCGGCCGACCCACCGCTGGCCCTTCACCAAGTAGCTGAAGCCCACTCCGAGATCACGCATGCCGATCACCCTATCGGGAGGCCGGAAAGCGCCGCCGGTGCGGTGCGGATGGGGGGCACATGACCCGTATGCCCCACAAGGCTCTCTTGTTGTCGGGGGGTTGAGCCGGTAGACCCTGCGTACCGATCGCTTCCCGTCCCCCCCGGAGGTCCGTACGCGCATGGGTACCCGATCCGTTCTGGTCACCGCCGCCGTCGCCGGCTCGCTGCTCCTCCCGACCGTCCACGCCTCCGCCTCCGTCTCCGTCTCCGCCTCCCCCGGTCCCGACCGCCCCCACCCGGTACGGGAGGGCGGCGGCCGGGAGACGGCGGGCCCCGTACGGGCAGGGGTGCTGCGGGCGCCGGAAAGCGCGACCCCCCGCCTGGACAGGGACGGCGGCTACCCGCGCCGCACCGTCCTCACTCCCCCGCCCGTCGACCCGGCCGACAGCTCGATCAAGCTCGGCCTCGCCCCGTACCACTCGCTGGCCCCGCGCCTGAACGCCCTCCAGAGGCTCGGCGACCGGGTCAGCGTCGAGATCGCCGGCCACTCCGCGGGCGGCCATGAGCTGTACCTGGTCACCGTCACCGCCCCGGAGACCGCACGGCAGGCCCGCGACCAGGAGCGGATGCGCGAGCTCATCGAGAACCGGCCCGCGACGGCCGCCGGTGACCCGCACATCAAGTCCGCGTACAAGACACCGGTCTTCATCAACAACAACATCCACGGCAACGAGTGGGAGGGCACCGACGCCGCCCTGGAGCTCATCGAGGAGCTGGCGAAGGCGAGGGACGCGAAGACCGCCGGCCTGCTCGCCCGCAACCGGATCCATCTCAACGTGACGGCGAACCCCGACGGCCGGATCGCCGGGACCCGCACCAACGCCAACGGCTTCGACCTCAACCGCGACGCCGTCACCGCCTCCCAGCCCGAGGTCCGCGCGATGCGGCAGATCGCCGTCGACAAGCAGCCCGCGGTGATGCTGGACCTGCACGGGTACGTCAACGGCACGCTCATCGAGCCGACGACCCCGCCGCACGGCGAGAACTACGAGTACGACCTCTTCCTCAAGAACTCCTACGCCAACGCGCTGGGCATGGAGAAGGCCGTCAACGCCCTCGGCTACACCCCGCAGAAGGACGGTGTCGAGCCGCCCGTCATCCCCTTCCGCGACCAGCAGGAGGGCTGGGACGACTGGCCGCCGATCTTCACCCCGCAGTACGCGCCGTTCCACGGCGCCGTCGCCGCGCACACCATCGAGATCCCGCTCACCGTCAACAACAACGCGTACCGCACGCTCCCGGTGAGCGAGCTGCGCCGCCGGGCCGCGATCAACACCCGGGTCGCGGGCGCCGCGATGCGCGCCGCGCTCGACTACACGCACACCCATCGGGCGTCCGTCATCGCCGACCAGATCGAGACCTTCCGGCGGGGCGCGGCGGGCGAGGCGCAGCGGCCGGTGTCCGAGCAGACCGTGCCCGGGGTGCCCGGCATCGGCCCCGAGGACGTCTACACGACCGCCTTCCCCCGGGCCTATGTCATCCCGGCGGGCACCGCACAACGCAGCACCGTCGCTGCGGCCCGGCTGGTGGACCATCTGGTCGCCAACGACGTACGGGTGGAGCGGGCGCTCACGGGCTTCCGGCTGGCGGGGCGGTCGTACCCGGCCGGTTCGTACGTCGTCGACATGCACCAGCCCAAGCGCGGTCTCGCCCATGTGATCCTGGCCGAGGGCCGCGACATCAGCGCGGACGTGTCGACGATGTACGACATCTCGGGCTGGAGCCTCGGGCTGCTGTGGGGCGCGACCGTCGAGAAGGCCCAGCGGGGCGACCTGAAGGTCATCGGCCGGCCGGTGCACGCCGCCGCGCCCACCGGGTACGTGGCGCCGTGGGGCGATCTGCGGCTGCGGCTCGACGACCCGAAGGAACTGGTCGCGCTGAACTCCCTGCTGGCGCGGGGCGTCGCGGTGCGCCGCTCGGCCGACGGCGGATCCGCGATCGTGCCGGGCTCGGCACGCGGCCAGGCGAGGGCCTTGGCGGCCCGGTACGGGGTGGTCTTCGCCGCGGCGAAGGAGCGGGGCGGGGCGCCGCTGGAGCGGACCAGGGTCGCGGCGGCGGTGGGCGCCGGTGAGCTGTCCGCGCTGCGCGGGATGGGCTTCGACGTGGTGCCGGTCTCGACGGAGGTCCTGAACGCGGGCTTCGACTGGTCGGCGGCGGACGTGCTGTTCGTCTCCTCGGGCCTGGAGTACGAAGAGCTCACACCGGCCGCGCGTGACGCGCTGCGCACGAGCGGCGCGGGCGTCGTCGCGCTCGGCCCGGAAGGCGCGGCGTTCAACGCGGCGGCCGGGCTCATCCCGGTGACGGCGGTCGAGGGCAACGGCGACGCCAACGGAGTGGTGCGGGTGGTGAACGCGGCCGGCCCGGTCGCCTCCGGCGGACCGGGCCACACGTTCGTCTACTCACCGCTGTGGTTCACCGGCCTCGGCGCCGGGGTGCGCGTGGAGCAGGCGTACGCCGCCGGGAACCCGCTCGTCTCGGGCCACTGGCGGGCCGCCGAGGACGGCGCGGGCGGCCCCGAGGACGCGGCGGGCAGGGCGGCGGCCGTCAGCGGCAGGACGCCGCAGGGCGCACCGGTGGTGCTGTTCGGCACGGAGCCGCTGTTCCGCGACCACCCGAAGGGAGTGTTCGCGCAGGTCGGGCGGGCGCTGCTGCTGCGCTGAGCGCGCGGGCCCGCGAGGCGGACGCGACGAGGGCCCGCGGGGCGGACGCGACGAGGGCCGCACCCCGATCGGCTGGGGTGCGGCCCTCGTGCTCGTACCGTGCCGGTCGCCGCCTCGGGCGTCAGACCGCGAGCTCGACCGTGATGTTGCCGCGGGTGGCCTTCGAGTACGGGCACACCTGGTGGGCCTTCTCGACGAGCTCCCGGGCGGTGGCGGCGTCCACGTTCGGGATCTTCGCGGAGATCTTCACGATGATGCCGAAGCCGTCGTCGTTCTTGCCGATGCCGACCTCGGCGGTCACCGTCGAGCCGGAGATGTCGGCGTTCTCCTGGCGGGCGACCACACCGAGCGCGCCCTGGAAGCAGGCGCTGTACCCGGCGGCGAACAGCTGCTCCGGGTTGGTCCCGGCGCCGGAACCGCCCATCTCCTTGGGCGGGTTGACGACGACGTCGAGCTTGCCGTCGTCGGTGGCGACCCGGCCGTCACGGCCGTTCTCGGCAGTGGCGACAGCGGTGTAGAGGACGTCGGACTGCTGGATCGACATGAGTCACGTTCCTTCTCTGGTTCGCCGCGGCTCGCGCCCACGACCGCGACGGCTGCTCCGAGCCTAACGCGTCAGCGAGACGACCATCTTCCCGGTGTTCTCACCGCGCATCATCCCGAGGAACGCGTCGAAGCCGTTCTCGATGCCATCGACGACCGTCTCGTTGTACTTCAGCTCGCCCGAGCGCAGCCAGCCGGCGACCTCCTCGACGAACTGCCCCTGGAGGGCCCGGTGGTCGTTGACGAGCATGCCCTGCAGCCGCAGGCGCTTGCCGATGACCAGGGCGAGGTTGCGCGGAGCCGGGGTGGGCTCGGTCGCGTTGTACTGGGCGATCATTCCGCAGATGGTGGCGCGGCCGTGGACGTTGAGCGAGGAGATCGCGGCCTCCAGGTGCTCGC from Streptomyces sp. FIT100 includes these protein-coding regions:
- a CDS encoding EI24 domain-containing protein, giving the protein MRDLGVGFSYLVKGQRWVGRHGRWLGFGLLPGLITLLLYAGALVGLGYGADDFVGWSTPFADGWSSPWQGLFRGFLTGLVFAFGLFLAVITFTAVTLLVGQPFYESLSEQVDRTEGGEVPESGLPLWRELWISARDSLRVLLRVALYGVLLFALGFIPVVGQTVVPVIGFCVSGFFLAHELTAVALQRRGVALKDRLALLRARRLLVLGFGVPLTLSFLVPLVAVFLMPGAVAGATLLVRDLTAPRGEPGPAPGPEPVAGGGPLSFDKPGR
- a CDS encoding M14 family zinc carboxypeptidase, producing the protein MGTRSVLVTAAVAGSLLLPTVHASASVSVSASPGPDRPHPVREGGGRETAGPVRAGVLRAPESATPRLDRDGGYPRRTVLTPPPVDPADSSIKLGLAPYHSLAPRLNALQRLGDRVSVEIAGHSAGGHELYLVTVTAPETARQARDQERMRELIENRPATAAGDPHIKSAYKTPVFINNNIHGNEWEGTDAALELIEELAKARDAKTAGLLARNRIHLNVTANPDGRIAGTRTNANGFDLNRDAVTASQPEVRAMRQIAVDKQPAVMLDLHGYVNGTLIEPTTPPHGENYEYDLFLKNSYANALGMEKAVNALGYTPQKDGVEPPVIPFRDQQEGWDDWPPIFTPQYAPFHGAVAAHTIEIPLTVNNNAYRTLPVSELRRRAAINTRVAGAAMRAALDYTHTHRASVIADQIETFRRGAAGEAQRPVSEQTVPGVPGIGPEDVYTTAFPRAYVIPAGTAQRSTVAAARLVDHLVANDVRVERALTGFRLAGRSYPAGSYVVDMHQPKRGLAHVILAEGRDISADVSTMYDISGWSLGLLWGATVEKAQRGDLKVIGRPVHAAAPTGYVAPWGDLRLRLDDPKELVALNSLLARGVAVRRSADGGSAIVPGSARGQARALAARYGVVFAAAKERGGAPLERTRVAAAVGAGELSALRGMGFDVVPVSTEVLNAGFDWSAADVLFVSSGLEYEELTPAARDALRTSGAGVVALGPEGAAFNAAAGLIPVTAVEGNGDANGVVRVVNAAGPVASGGPGHTFVYSPLWFTGLGAGVRVEQAYAAGNPLVSGHWRAAEDGAGGPEDAAGRAAAVSGRTPQGAPVVLFGTEPLFRDHPKGVFAQVGRALLLR
- a CDS encoding pyroglutamyl peptidase; translation: MLGTAPAGAAGAPAAVATVEEQRLDRAVPQEILRRSGFDSVAPRFTRALRSAGSYADAERVVERHGAGLWRRAVDRAQGKGPVRGDLSRGDDRPLYWARLAMARELRQWQPAFGPTEADRARLLDRLEQTSRGQDSLDFPRANGAKGINDTKGVKGIKRIVVTGFDPFTLDRDIRISNPSGATALSLDGTWIRTADGTPARIEAAVFPVRWSDFAAGTVERALRPQLPGADLVTTVSQGRVGRFDVERTNGAWRGSFPDNENLSRTGTVPVDDPASQPQWTSTTLPYAAIVAASTGRFPVYDNTSVTEIPAGATEPVVRPDGPTPGSAARAGGGGDYLSNEIAYRATLLRDRLGLGTALAGGHVHTPVLQFGSGNTDPATGTVTDPEFERNRQDIVAQVRAIVTTAASAAGGAGA
- a CDS encoding organic hydroperoxide resistance protein; translation: MSIQQSDVLYTAVATAENGRDGRVATDDGKLDVVVNPPKEMGGSGAGTNPEQLFAAGYSACFQGALGVVARQENADISGSTVTAEVGIGKNDDGFGIIVKISAKIPNVDAATARELVEKAHQVCPYSKATRGNITVELAV